A region of the Desulfuribacillus alkaliarsenatis genome:
TCCAGCGCCGATGGTACTTGGGGTGAAGACCCCTGGGAGAGTAGGACGTTGCCAGGCAATGAATATCCATAAAAAGCACTTATGATAGCAAACTAGCATTGTTATCATAAGTGCTTTTTTGTACATTACAATTAGCTGCACATCATGAAAAAATTTAAAAGATAGTTTTTAGTATTTATAGAAATTACTTATGGTATATAAAATTTAATAATACAAAGAGCTAATTATTAAGAAAAAACCGTTAAAGACAGCTGAGATTGCTATTTTATGAAAAGTAGGAATGCAAAGCAATATAACATGAAAATTTTTCATTGGACGAAACTATGATGCAACTTTATTATTAGTATTGAGTTAAAAATGCTAGATTACAAAAGGGGGATTGAGAAAGTGAAAAAGACATTATATCTTACGGTTTTATTAGCTGTTTCAATTGCATTAATCTTTACAGGATGTGGACAAAGCACAACGACAAATCCTGAAGGTGAAGAAATTCCATTTAACTACATCTCGACGTCAGAGTTTAGAGCTATGATTGATGCTGGTGATCTTGAGTCAGGAAAAATTATAGCTGTTTGCTCACAAACAGAAGCAGAGTTTGCTGAATCTAGTGTTCCAGGAGCTATCGTTACACATGCAAGACCTTTAGAGACGGCAGATGACTTTGCTAAGTTAAATCCAGCTCTAGAAGCAATAAACACGTCTGATGCTAAAGTTGTAATCCTTTGTCCGCGTGGCGGTAGTGGAGCTACGAGACCGTTTGAGTATTTCATGGAAAATGGTGTAGACACTGATCGTTTACTAATTTTGCAAGGTGGAGTAGAAGCATTCGCAATAGATTACCCAGATTATGTAGTAACTCAATAGCTTAATAAGAATAATAGTGCAGTTGCTCAATTTTGAGTGACTGCCTTTGTATTTCTAAAGAACATTTACATCTCAAGTACATTGATAAAATGTATAGTACGGAGGTTGTATTTAGATAATAAGCATGATAAGAACAAATAAAAGGATTATTATCGGAGGTGCAATCATGCTATTATCTTTGCTTGCATACTTAATTGGAGAGACCAATATACCAGATACTTCATATCAAACAGTTGATATTGAACTAGCCAAAGAGCTATTAGAAAGTGGAGAATATACTTTAATTGATGTTAGATCTCAAAGCGAATATGATGACGAACATATTATTGGAGCGCATTTGATACCCTGTGAGGAGTTAGAAACAAGAATAAACGAGCTAAATAAAGACAAGAATTATATGATTATCTGTAGAAGTGGAAATAGAAGTAAAAAAGCTTGTATGATTCTTGCTGCATATGGTTTTAAAAATATTTTGAATATAGATGGTGGTATAAAAAAATGGTATAATACAAATGAGAAGGTATCCAAGCATTAACAATGGGGTACCTTTTTATAGTATATATCGTTTAAATGGATGAATTTATAAATATAATGGGATAAGGAGAATAAAAGGAAATGAAAAAATCGTTGGTGTTTTTTATTTTAATAATACTCAGTATGACGGCTATAGTGGGATGTAGCTCCGTATCATATAAAAACGTCACATCAGACCAAGCGAAAACATTACTCGAAGATAGTACTTATATTCTACTAGATGTACGTACAACAGAAGAATATAGAGATAATCATGTCCCAGGATCGATTTTAATACCTGTACAGGAATTAGAGCTACGACTAGATGAGTTAGATAAGGATAAAAAATATTTAGTACTTTGCCGAAGTGGGAACAGAAGCGTAACTGCAAGTGAGATTTTAATCGAACATGGTTTTGGGTATGTATATAATGTGATGGGAGGAATAAACCAATGGTAGGTAAAGCCAATGGCATCAAGTTTAAGTTAAGTGTATTGTTTGTTGCTGTTGCCCTAATTGTTACAGGATGCTTTGGTGAAAATAATAAAGATGTAGACGCGCAAGAAGCTAACTCGTTAATGGAAAAAGAAAATTATGTGATGATAGATGTAAGGACACCAGAGGAATTTGCAGAAGGGCACGTGCCTGGTTCAATAAATATACCTGTTGGTGAGATTGAAGAGAGACTTGATGAATTAGATAGAGATAAGAGCTACCTTATGATGTGTCGTGTGGGAGTTCGTAGCGAGCGAGCTAGAGATATACTGGTTGAGAATGGTTTTGGAAATGTCTATAATATCAAGGGTGGCATCATAGAGTGGCCCTATGAGTTAGAACAATAGGAACAAATATATAAAAGCTAATTGAAGGTGTAAAAGCATGCAAACATATAAATTTATAAGTAATAACATAGAGTCGACCTTATTGATTGGCTCGGATCTTGGTCAATTATTACAACGAGGTGATGTGATTACCTTGACTGGAGATTTGGGGGCAGGCAAGACGACGCTAACTAAAGGGATTGCGCAAGGGTTAGGCATTAATGCTCCAGTTAGCAGTCCTACATTTACTATAATTAAAGAATACCAGCAAGGTCATATACCGCTATACCATTTTGATTTATATCGCTTGGGTGAGAGCGCACTTGATGAGGATCTAGGTTATGAGGAGTATTTGTATGGTGACGGTGTCTGTGTAATTGAATGGTCACAGTTTATCGCCGAGCTATTACCAGAAGACTGTTTAAATATAACAATAAACCATAGAGGGTCAGAGGAATCAGAGCGCGAAATTCAATTCTCATTTAAAAGTCAAAGATGGGAACCAATTATAAAGGAGTTAATGAATAAATGTGGTATTTAGCCTTTGATACGTCTACGCAGGTGCTTTCTGTTGCTCTTGGCAATGATGAAAGTGTAGTAGCGGAATATACAACAAATATAAAGAGGGATCACTCATCTCGGCTTATGCCTGCAATTGAGTCGCTAATGAAGGAAGCAAACATAGCAACAAAGGATTTATCAGGAATTATTGTAGGTAAAGGACCAGGATCATATACTGGACTACGTATTGGTGTTTCGACCGCTAAAAGTATGGCCTGGGCACTTAAGATTCCATTAGCAGGAGTCTCGAGTCTTTCTCTTATAGCTAGAACTGGCAAGTATTTTGGTGGTTTGATAGTTCCTTTAATAGATGCCAGGCGTGGACAAGTATACACTGGATTATACGGTATGCAGAACGAGCAGTGGACATCAATGGAACAAGACCGAATAGTACTAATGAAAGACTGGTTAGAACATTTGCAAGCAAATTATACAGGGTACAAGCTGTTATTTGTCAGCACCGACATTGAACTATACCGTGAGATGATTGAATCTGCCTTTGATTCAGAGAAGTATAAAATAGCAAAAATGGCCAGTCAATATAGTCGTTCTGGTGAACTCTTGGAATTAGGTATACCAATGCTAGATAATAATCAAATCCAAGAATCAAAGTCATTTGCACCTGAGTATCTGCGTTTAGCAGAGGCAGAGCATAACTGGCTCAAACAACAAAGCAAACTGTAAATGGGTTGAAGAAATGGAAGCCAACAATACTACTAAAATTAAGCATGAATATATATGTCGTTATATGGAAATGCGTGACGTCGATGCTGTCCATGAAATTGAAGTGGAAGCATT
Encoded here:
- a CDS encoding rhodanese-like domain-containing protein, with the protein product MKKTLYLTVLLAVSIALIFTGCGQSTTTNPEGEEIPFNYISTSEFRAMIDAGDLESGKIIAVCSQTEAEFAESSVPGAIVTHARPLETADDFAKLNPALEAINTSDAKVVILCPRGGSGATRPFEYFMENGVDTDRLLILQGGVEAFAIDYPDYVVTQ
- a CDS encoding rhodanese-like domain-containing protein, with amino-acid sequence MLLSLLAYLIGETNIPDTSYQTVDIELAKELLESGEYTLIDVRSQSEYDDEHIIGAHLIPCEELETRINELNKDKNYMIICRSGNRSKKACMILAAYGFKNILNIDGGIKKWYNTNEKVSKH
- a CDS encoding rhodanese-like domain-containing protein, with the protein product MKKSLVFFILIILSMTAIVGCSSVSYKNVTSDQAKTLLEDSTYILLDVRTTEEYRDNHVPGSILIPVQELELRLDELDKDKKYLVLCRSGNRSVTASEILIEHGFGYVYNVMGGINQW
- a CDS encoding rhodanese-like domain-containing protein, translating into MVGKANGIKFKLSVLFVAVALIVTGCFGENNKDVDAQEANSLMEKENYVMIDVRTPEEFAEGHVPGSINIPVGEIEERLDELDRDKSYLMMCRVGVRSERARDILVENGFGNVYNIKGGIIEWPYELEQ
- the tsaE gene encoding tRNA (adenosine(37)-N6)-threonylcarbamoyltransferase complex ATPase subunit type 1 TsaE, with product MQTYKFISNNIESTLLIGSDLGQLLQRGDVITLTGDLGAGKTTLTKGIAQGLGINAPVSSPTFTIIKEYQQGHIPLYHFDLYRLGESALDEDLGYEEYLYGDGVCVIEWSQFIAELLPEDCLNITINHRGSEESEREIQFSFKSQRWEPIIKELMNKCGI
- the tsaB gene encoding tRNA (adenosine(37)-N6)-threonylcarbamoyltransferase complex dimerization subunit type 1 TsaB, producing the protein MWYLAFDTSTQVLSVALGNDESVVAEYTTNIKRDHSSRLMPAIESLMKEANIATKDLSGIIVGKGPGSYTGLRIGVSTAKSMAWALKIPLAGVSSLSLIARTGKYFGGLIVPLIDARRGQVYTGLYGMQNEQWTSMEQDRIVLMKDWLEHLQANYTGYKLLFVSTDIELYREMIESAFDSEKYKIAKMASQYSRSGELLELGIPMLDNNQIQESKSFAPEYLRLAEAEHNWLKQQSKL